One Bifidobacterium crudilactis genomic region harbors:
- a CDS encoding glycosyltransferase family protein yields MPMFRFANVLLETNPRSVGYPALYCVSDRPVVHDEDIDEWTLRGPGAFDFSTYFNALSVQKLLKYTNAKRFRLHMELRGAACTVTQTKGDAFSSHPELIDEQSVSAPESSQWQSFELDLQVQPSWVVVGFVISAEGFVSIRNAYYEVEYEGDLRPVELVLSTTTFKKERFIERNIDLIKQNIVDSGEDIASHFNMLVVDNGRTLDVDKLSSEHITVVPNNNVGGAGGFTRGMITAMHQRPEATNVLLMDDDVAVSPESIKRTYNLLRLLNDSYSEAFISGAMLNFEIGDEQWEDLGFMTPKGAFAPLKPGLRLTKFEDVVFNEVFRSRSSVKGQMYAAWWYCCIPVSAIKKNGLPLPVFVRCDDAEYGVRCNPKFITMNGLCIWHMPFHMRYNPAVERYQTTRNTLIAQATTGFAKKSDFLYELHNNIRLELKKFGYDNAELCLDAFEDFLKGPGFISKPVAEECFMKANKRKEKLVPFDALAKQAEQAGLQDFNLSQIDRQLVDGDKPRNHFERLEDYLTNNGQRFFVGAGKGYAVIPVYGWSYPAGAIRGKHSLVVIDWWNRQGAIRTKDVKRYQNIIKRYRKDMAYYRSHIKQLNNEYADARKTMTSEAFWLDYLGMNNG; encoded by the coding sequence ATGCCGATGTTTCGGTTTGCCAATGTGTTGTTGGAGACAAATCCCCGCTCTGTGGGTTATCCTGCACTATATTGCGTATCTGATCGTCCAGTTGTTCACGATGAAGACATTGATGAGTGGACGCTCAGAGGCCCGGGTGCCTTTGATTTCTCGACATACTTCAATGCCTTGTCGGTACAGAAACTCCTAAAGTACACCAATGCAAAGAGATTCCGCCTGCACATGGAGCTGCGTGGCGCCGCTTGCACCGTCACGCAGACCAAAGGTGATGCGTTCTCATCGCATCCCGAGCTCATTGATGAACAGAGTGTCTCTGCACCGGAAAGTTCGCAGTGGCAATCCTTTGAATTGGATTTGCAGGTACAGCCAAGCTGGGTGGTGGTGGGCTTCGTCATTTCCGCTGAAGGGTTCGTCTCGATTCGCAATGCCTATTATGAGGTCGAATACGAGGGTGATCTGAGGCCTGTCGAACTGGTTCTTTCCACGACTACTTTCAAGAAAGAACGTTTTATCGAACGTAACATTGATTTGATCAAGCAGAATATCGTCGACTCTGGTGAAGATATCGCTTCTCATTTCAACATGCTGGTCGTCGACAACGGCAGAACGCTTGATGTAGACAAGCTCAGCAGCGAACACATCACGGTCGTGCCGAACAACAATGTCGGAGGCGCGGGCGGGTTCACCCGAGGCATGATCACGGCAATGCATCAGCGGCCAGAGGCCACCAACGTCCTGTTGATGGATGATGATGTCGCTGTCTCGCCGGAGAGTATCAAACGCACATACAACCTTCTTCGTTTGCTTAATGACTCATACTCTGAGGCTTTCATAAGTGGGGCCATGCTCAATTTTGAGATTGGTGACGAGCAATGGGAGGACCTCGGCTTCATGACGCCGAAGGGGGCCTTTGCTCCTTTGAAGCCAGGACTTAGGCTGACCAAGTTCGAAGATGTAGTTTTCAACGAGGTGTTCCGTTCGCGTTCCTCCGTCAAGGGACAGATGTACGCGGCATGGTGGTACTGCTGCATTCCGGTTTCTGCAATCAAGAAAAACGGTTTGCCGCTGCCGGTATTCGTCCGCTGCGACGATGCAGAATACGGTGTACGTTGCAATCCGAAGTTCATCACGATGAACGGTCTATGTATCTGGCATATGCCTTTCCACATGAGATACAACCCAGCTGTGGAACGCTATCAGACCACCCGAAATACCTTGATCGCACAAGCTACTACGGGGTTTGCGAAAAAATCCGACTTCCTTTATGAGCTTCACAACAACATAAGGCTGGAACTCAAGAAATTCGGATATGACAATGCCGAGTTGTGTCTGGATGCCTTCGAGGACTTTCTGAAAGGGCCAGGTTTCATCAGCAAGCCCGTCGCCGAGGAATGCTTCATGAAAGCCAATAAACGCAAAGAGAAATTGGTTCCTTTTGATGCGCTTGCCAAACAGGCTGAACAGGCAGGACTCCAAGACTTCAACCTGTCGCAGATTGACCGGCAGTTGGTGGACGGGGATAAACCGAGGAACCACTTCGAGCGTTTGGAAGACTATCTTACCAACAATGGACAGCGATTCTTTGTGGGGGCCGGAAAAGGCTACGCGGTTATTCCCGTATACGGATGGTCCTACCCAGCAGGTGCAATAAGAGGCAAGCACAGTCTCGTAGTGATTGATTGGTGGAACCGGCAGGGTGCGATACGCACCAAGGATGTGAAGCGTTATCAGAACATTATCAAGCGATATCGCAAGGATATGGCATATTATCGTTCGCACATCAAACAACTAAACAACGAGTATGCAGATGCCAGGAAGACGATGACCTCTGAAGCATTCTGGCTGGATTATCTGGGCATGAACAATGGCTGA
- a CDS encoding glycosyltransferase family 2 protein, whose protein sequence is MNEETTLPLVLKDLPQTIPGIDEIEIMIVDDGCTDRTVEVAKELGVQHIVRHTTTRGLARAFRDGVDYALKHGADILVNTDGDNQYPSGRIPDLVAPIVKGEAEIVVGDRQTAQIKEFSAFKKSMQHLGSWVVNKAAGTHIPDAASGFRAYSRESLMRLNIVTDFSYCMETIIQAGNKRIAITSVPITTNPKTRDSRLFSNIFEHMAKSASAIIQCYLMYRARSVFKWASLIFGTLGSIFFIRYLALFAQGFGRGHLQSLILGLLLLMTAVMCLSLLIISEVQRTGRKLQEDQLQRTKEIMYNTALLNVWEDSKKTTDPALLSDHALSASPKTR, encoded by the coding sequence TTGAATGAAGAGACCACCCTCCCCCTGGTGCTCAAAGACCTTCCGCAAACCATCCCGGGCATAGATGAGATCGAAATCATGATCGTTGATGACGGATGCACCGACCGTACTGTTGAAGTCGCCAAAGAACTGGGCGTGCAACATATCGTCAGACATACCACGACCAGAGGTTTGGCCCGAGCCTTCCGCGACGGAGTAGATTACGCACTGAAGCATGGAGCCGACATACTGGTCAACACCGACGGTGACAACCAGTATCCAAGCGGCCGAATCCCGGATTTGGTAGCCCCCATCGTCAAAGGCGAGGCCGAAATCGTAGTCGGCGACAGGCAGACCGCTCAGATCAAAGAGTTTTCGGCTTTCAAGAAGAGCATGCAGCATCTCGGTTCATGGGTCGTCAACAAGGCCGCCGGCACCCATATACCTGATGCCGCTAGCGGATTCCGCGCATACTCCAGAGAGTCATTGATGCGTCTGAATATCGTTACCGACTTCAGCTACTGCATGGAGACCATCATTCAGGCTGGTAATAAACGTATAGCGATTACCTCCGTGCCGATCACCACGAATCCCAAAACACGGGATTCACGCCTGTTCAGCAACATCTTCGAGCACATGGCAAAGTCGGCCAGCGCAATAATACAGTGTTATCTGATGTATAGAGCCCGATCCGTATTCAAATGGGCTTCGCTCATTTTCGGAACGCTAGGCTCCATATTCTTCATCAGGTATCTGGCGCTGTTCGCGCAGGGGTTTGGACGAGGTCATCTCCAATCCCTCATCCTTGGATTGCTGCTACTGATGACAGCCGTGATGTGTCTGTCACTGCTGATAATTTCCGAGGTTCAGCGGACAGGTAGGAAACTACAGGAAGATCAGCTGCAAAGAACCAAAGAAATCATGTACAACACTGCTCTGCTAAACGTCTGGGAGGATTCGAAGAAGACGACAGACCCGGCTCTCCTGTCGGACCATGCCTTGTCAGCTTCTCCCAAAACCCGATAG
- a CDS encoding DUF6020 family protein, translated as MSLFEGEFSMHASSVVTHRREILKPRLFLALCSAFLGTIVLLASYGDVSVFSSGWKATLAEVLGYVAVHGPVASTALFIVLLPYCYVGMLILNRLETKHVIWSYAVGGILALTTTFTPYGTGESEASTISTFGYVPPVVPDDMRTKFYIMYMLIRWCGYTLLFSFAVAMIVACVLRRAGAKSDIGHRGLPPLLSCEVKQAIRARVRGFWSRISALRWLFEAFTPIRCIAVAGIILLLWVPWIIMLSPANIGADTVAQLVWYRTGKAWDPSLRVDLPGYAMSDHHPWLDTLIYGWFDSIGLAIGNETFGIWLLSFAHSFALALALGTSLCYIGARLKINWKWCTTLTAFYALVPLFGRLSMTVVKDLTSLPFFIFWVVMFIEYVIRARSHRRIGPVFWIGFLLLAVMCMETRKIAVYIILASLLVLLIFVRKRLMTLSFMVIIVALMSIIPAVVFPALHVAPGGTQEMLSIPLQQTFAVYEQHGDTMSADDKAIIEDSLECSIDQIREEYDEYQANPVKDCFKRDISKQQIARLLWLWVRQGVAHPLTYMKSVDWLRDYFVVGSVYDQGFFVRWGWEANGGNDILPQYESWEMSSEQEFGQAIYQTASQLPVVGLLMTEAVYLSWIPLMSFALCIILGRKKNILYMTPLLFSIAAVLTTPIHNVRYGWTLPFCVALMVVIPFIDHKVDSTGLPEGKRNHQQSRLQDSIERNQQA; from the coding sequence TTGAGTTTATTCGAGGGAGAATTCAGTATGCATGCCAGTTCAGTTGTTACGCACCGGCGTGAGATATTGAAGCCAAGATTGTTTCTGGCTTTGTGCTCTGCATTCCTTGGCACCATTGTGCTCCTGGCTTCATATGGTGATGTCTCCGTCTTCTCTTCAGGGTGGAAAGCCACCTTGGCGGAAGTCCTCGGTTATGTGGCCGTGCATGGACCGGTCGCCAGTACTGCGCTCTTTATAGTGCTTCTGCCGTATTGCTATGTGGGTATGCTAATTCTGAACCGGCTCGAAACTAAACATGTGATTTGGTCGTATGCAGTGGGCGGAATTCTCGCTCTTACCACGACATTTACCCCTTATGGGACCGGCGAATCCGAGGCCTCGACTATCTCGACATTTGGCTATGTGCCTCCGGTCGTGCCTGATGATATGCGCACGAAGTTCTATATCATGTACATGCTTATCAGATGGTGCGGGTACACATTGTTGTTTTCGTTCGCCGTTGCCATGATCGTTGCGTGTGTGCTCCGCAGAGCAGGCGCAAAGAGCGACATCGGGCACCGTGGTCTTCCACCCTTGCTGTCGTGTGAGGTGAAACAGGCGATCCGTGCACGGGTTCGAGGTTTCTGGTCAAGGATTTCAGCTCTGCGCTGGCTATTCGAGGCATTCACACCCATACGGTGCATTGCTGTAGCTGGGATTATCTTGTTGCTTTGGGTTCCTTGGATCATCATGTTGTCGCCGGCCAATATTGGTGCTGATACGGTCGCACAGCTGGTCTGGTACAGAACAGGCAAGGCCTGGGATCCCTCATTGCGGGTCGACTTGCCGGGTTATGCGATGAGTGATCATCATCCTTGGCTCGACACTTTGATATACGGATGGTTCGATTCAATAGGTCTGGCGATCGGCAACGAGACTTTCGGCATCTGGTTGCTGTCCTTCGCCCATTCCTTCGCGCTTGCTCTGGCTCTTGGCACATCGCTGTGCTACATCGGGGCAAGGCTCAAGATCAATTGGAAATGGTGCACTACCCTGACTGCTTTCTATGCCTTGGTGCCTCTGTTTGGGCGCTTGTCGATGACGGTCGTCAAGGACCTGACTTCGCTGCCATTCTTCATATTTTGGGTGGTGATGTTCATTGAATACGTAATCCGTGCACGTTCTCATCGACGGATCGGACCTGTGTTCTGGATTGGTTTCCTGCTCTTAGCGGTCATGTGTATGGAAACGCGGAAAATTGCCGTATACATTATTCTCGCCTCGTTGTTAGTCCTGCTGATTTTTGTCAGAAAGCGTCTGATGACTCTGAGTTTTATGGTGATCATCGTTGCATTGATGTCAATCATCCCCGCGGTGGTGTTTCCGGCGCTGCATGTTGCGCCGGGCGGAACTCAGGAAATGCTGTCGATACCTTTGCAGCAGACGTTTGCCGTTTATGAACAACATGGTGACACCATGTCCGCCGATGACAAAGCGATCATAGAGGATTCGCTTGAATGCTCGATCGATCAGATTCGTGAAGAATATGACGAATATCAGGCGAATCCAGTCAAAGATTGTTTTAAGCGGGATATCAGCAAGCAGCAAATCGCCAGATTACTATGGCTTTGGGTAAGACAGGGGGTTGCTCACCCGCTCACCTATATGAAATCAGTCGATTGGCTCAGGGATTATTTCGTCGTTGGGAGTGTCTATGACCAGGGCTTCTTTGTGCGATGGGGGTGGGAAGCCAATGGTGGCAACGACATCCTTCCACAATATGAGAGTTGGGAGATGTCGTCAGAACAAGAGTTCGGACAGGCGATTTACCAGACCGCCTCACAGTTGCCCGTTGTAGGCTTATTGATGACCGAGGCGGTGTATCTTTCCTGGATTCCTCTTATGTCCTTTGCATTATGCATCATCCTTGGAAGGAAAAAGAACATTCTGTATATGACTCCGTTGCTGTTCTCCATCGCGGCGGTGCTCACCACCCCGATTCATAACGTAAGGTACGGGTGGACTCTTCCATTCTGCGTAGCGTTGATGGTAGTTATCCCATTCATTGACCACAAGGTCGATTCAACAGGATTGCCAGAGGGCAAAAGGAACCATCAACAGAGCCGACTGCAAGACTCGATAGAGCGGAATCAACAGGCATGA
- a CDS encoding lipopolysaccharide biosynthesis protein: MQRGLVLNIISNLVFFLSSYCIHFFLGSSIPAASYGVVGTVITVLDFEYMFVSNGARQSLSSQISSMKYDARDLIGKTLLFQLLLIAVFFAINFFGAPLFAYVFNDASLDFYFKLAAFLIPANGLYVVVLGINDGLQRFGNSAFLSTIYPIVKLGVIPLIIVVFPHDPVTGVELGYLFAMLITIFVGMVLLIPARKSLVGGSPEKVRFKEVAKHTLTFSFFFIMVSLVLSVDTLVVKAVVRPAAMAGYYTGAMNFGKTSYYLLQAFAVIILPVVSGLLSQGERGQALSKAQELVLVACAVILPLAIVISSTSEDLLATFYHPEFTVAAPALTFLALSSFCMGMTVIFNMVLNIRKGSRFSDLLSIVSLIVVIPLFIVVAKYSGITALAAASLCCTAVTMVISYMEIKRRFGDPLTRQTWCVLAINAGLWIVLHALMRVLVIDNLVILALIYAGSYGLYLLLLLKTGLLRLRALSGFGRS, from the coding sequence ATGCAACGTGGACTGGTGTTGAATATAATCAGTAATCTGGTGTTCTTCCTCAGCAGCTACTGCATTCATTTCTTCCTAGGTTCGAGCATCCCGGCAGCAAGCTATGGAGTTGTCGGCACTGTTATCACGGTACTTGATTTCGAATATATGTTCGTCAGCAACGGGGCGAGACAATCGCTGTCGAGTCAGATATCCTCCATGAAATATGACGCCAGAGACCTTATTGGGAAAACCTTGTTGTTCCAACTGCTGCTGATCGCCGTTTTCTTCGCTATCAACTTCTTTGGGGCGCCGCTTTTCGCATATGTATTCAATGACGCTTCCCTGGATTTCTATTTCAAACTCGCGGCTTTCCTGATACCGGCCAACGGATTGTACGTTGTGGTGCTTGGCATTAACGATGGGTTGCAACGGTTCGGTAACAGCGCTTTTCTCAGCACGATCTATCCCATCGTTAAACTCGGCGTGATCCCGTTGATCATCGTCGTATTTCCCCATGACCCTGTCACCGGAGTCGAACTCGGGTATCTTTTCGCGATGCTGATTACGATTTTCGTAGGTATGGTTCTGCTGATTCCCGCCAGGAAATCTCTCGTAGGAGGATCACCCGAAAAAGTCCGTTTCAAAGAAGTTGCGAAGCACACACTGACGTTCTCGTTCTTCTTCATCATGGTTTCGCTTGTATTGAGCGTTGACACCTTGGTGGTGAAGGCAGTGGTACGACCAGCTGCGATGGCCGGGTACTACACAGGGGCGATGAATTTCGGCAAGACAAGTTATTATTTGCTGCAAGCCTTTGCGGTGATCATTCTGCCTGTGGTCTCCGGGTTGCTCAGTCAAGGAGAGAGGGGGCAGGCATTATCTAAGGCTCAGGAACTTGTGTTGGTAGCGTGTGCGGTCATTCTTCCTTTGGCGATTGTGATTTCATCTACCAGCGAGGATTTACTTGCGACCTTCTATCACCCTGAGTTTACCGTGGCAGCTCCTGCATTGACTTTCTTGGCGCTTTCTAGTTTTTGTATGGGTATGACGGTCATTTTCAATATGGTGCTCAATATCCGCAAAGGGAGTAGATTTTCAGATCTTCTGTCGATCGTTTCTCTGATCGTGGTCATACCGCTGTTCATTGTGGTTGCTAAATACTCAGGAATCACTGCCTTGGCGGCAGCCAGTCTCTGTTGCACCGCCGTCACGATGGTCATCTCATATATGGAGATCAAACGGCGTTTCGGCGATCCGCTCACGCGACAGACGTGGTGCGTGTTAGCGATCAATGCAGGACTGTGGATTGTTCTTCATGCGCTTATGCGGGTTCTCGTAATTGATAATCTTGTGATTCTGGCATTGATATATGCAGGTTCCTATGGGCTGTATCTATTGCTGCTGTTGAAAACAGGACTACTGAGACTCCGCGCTCTATCGGGTTTTGGGAGAAGCTGA